The Brachionichthys hirsutus isolate HB-005 chromosome 3, CSIRO-AGI_Bhir_v1, whole genome shotgun sequence genome has a window encoding:
- the tuft1a gene encoding tuftelin 1a, which translates to MSGVTRSLCTFEDVRQQEHDGCRRLRLTLHNQSQAGRSSEQHRDKPIGRAFALVQPASDRTSLTPEPVKGTEEQVEIIKVYLDAHKQEQQKQQQSLKMLSDEVSQIQEVRYCLKTLREQMAAKNKPIVNGWKVGLPFKKSSSSPKGGAKAQEADEEAERTKLREVSKRLYAQLQEAERKHQEEKERLQAEGNKLREHLSERGEKLKSTEAAGEKKDKRIEELQRLLGGMEQESSSLRETIRGREEELCELRKIKEEGHKGDHRAEQLEKEVAVLKEKIHHLDDMLKSQQRKVRHMIEQLQNSRMVIQERDRVIKELEEKVSFLEAENREMHDQMDYYLGGQRSNAYLSSERNPQIVYSKPIKPSTSSNKPLPFIKVIEIRS; encoded by the exons ATGAGCGGAGTGACGAGAAGTCTGTGCACGTTTGAGGACGTCCGACAACAAGAACAT GACGGGTGCAGGCGGCTGCGACTCACGCTGCACAACCAGAGCCAGGCAGGTCGGAGCTCAGAGCAGCACAGGGATAAG CCGATCGGACGAGCGTTTGCGCTGGTGCAGCCCGCCAGTGACAGGACGAGCCTGACCCCGGAACCAGTCAAAGGCACAGAGGAGCAGGTGGAGATTATCAAG GTTTATCTAGATGCACATAAGcaagagcagcagaaacagcagcagagcctGAAGATGTTGTCGGATGAAGTTTCACAAATACAGGAG GTGAGATATTGCCTGAAGACACTGAGGGAGCAAATGGCAGCCAAAAACAAG CCAATTGTGAACGGATGGAAAGTTGGTCTTCCCTTTAAAAAGAGCTCCTCTTCACCCAAAGGAGGAGCCAAAGCTCAG GAGGCAGATGAAGAGGCAGAGAGAACCAAGCTGAGGGAGGTCAGTAAGCGCTTGTATGCACAACTCCAGGAAGCAGAAAGGAAGCAccaagaggagaaagagaggctgcag GCTGAAGGGAACAAACTGAGAGAGCATCTGAGTGAACGGGGGGAGAAGCTGAAAAGCACAGAAGCAGCCGGCGAGAAGAAAGACAAGCGCATAGAGGAGCTCCAGAGGCTGCTGGGTGGGATGGAGCAGGAGAGTTCCTCCCTACGGGAGACTATCCGCGGCCGTGAAGAAGAACTCTGCGAACTGCGAAAGATCAAGGAGGAGGGCCACAAAGGGGACCATAG GGCTGAGCAGTTGGAGAAGGAGGTGGCTGTACTCAAAGAGAAGATCCACCATCTGGATGACATGCTGAAAAGCCAACAAAGAAAAGTCAGACACATGATAGAGCAG CTCCAGAACTCCCGCATGGTAATCCAGGAGAGAGACCGGGTAatcaaagagctggaggagaaagtgtcTTTCTTGGAGGCTGAG AACCGAGAGATGCATGACCAAATGGACTACTATcttggaggtcaaaggtcaaatgcCTACCTTTCTTCAGAACGCAACCCCCAGATCGTCTACAG CAAACCCATCAAACCTTCCACCTCGTCTAACAAACCACTCCCTTTCATTAAAGTCATTGAGATCCGGTCATGA
- the c3h1orf43 gene encoding protein C1orf43 homolog, giving the protein MRNDSLLSSVNVVLVMAYGSLVFVLLFIFVKRQIMRFAMKSRRGPHVPLGHNAPKELRQEIEAKLSEVQKIHFEPRLLSPDDDRLKDGVQPGSYDYLYRMKALDAIRETDLPFHDLGGTSSAVTGRRLRSWLLHLRSSHCTFQDGLNSLIDTVLDGYNKARHGAEAFGEAEFLNYHKALTELATLIKSNSSSGSSPSQRHLSAAKDLTSTTEAASCSSSPTQTTYLTSTMQQCSKRSRHFLELKNFKDNYNTLESSF; this is encoded by the exons ATGCGGAATGACTCTCTGCTGTCAAGCGTCAACGTGGTGCTCGTCATGGCCTACGGAAGCCTG gtgtttgttttgctcttcaTCTTTGTGAAAAGACAAATAATGCGATTTGCCATGAAGTCCCGGAGAGGACCACATGTTCCCCTTGGACACAATGCCCCTAAG GAGCTGAGACAGGAAATTGAAGCTAAACTGAGCGAGGTCCAGAAGATCCACTTTGAGCCTCGTCTACTGTCCCCAGATGATGATCGTTTAAAGGACGGAGTCCAGCCTG GTTCCTATGACTACCTGTACAGGATGAAAGCATTAGATGCCATCAGAGAAACGG ATCTCCCTTTTCATGATCTGGGAGGGACCTCCTCTGCTGTGACAGGGAGAAGACTTCGGAGCTGGCTTCTACATCTCCGAAGTTCCCACTGCACATTCCAGGATGGCTTGAACTCCCTCATCGACACAGTGCTGGATGGGTACAATAAAGCGCGACACGGTGCAGAG GCTTTCGGGGAAGCAGAATTTCTGAACTACCACAAAGCTTTAACTGAGCTGGCCACCCT CATCAAGTCCAACAGCAGCAGTGGCAGCTCCCCAAGTCAACGGCACCTTTCCGCAGCCAAAGACCTGACCAGCACCACGGAGGCCGcgagctgctcctcttccccCACCCAAACCACCTATCTCACATCTACGATGCAGCAATGCAGCAAACGGTCCCGACACTTCCTGGAACTGAAGAATTTCaaagacaactacaacacactGGAGAGTTCCTTCTGA